One Callospermophilus lateralis isolate mCalLat2 chromosome 6, mCalLat2.hap1, whole genome shotgun sequence genomic region harbors:
- the LOC143402035 gene encoding olfactory receptor 14J1-like — MIMTNITTRNGFLLLGFSDDRELQILYALLFLVLYLVALTGNFIIITITTLDQHLQSPMYYFLKQLSLLDLSFISVTVPQAIDNSLMDDNYVSYGQCILQVFFFTSLAWTEVAILTVMSYDRYTAICFPLHYEVIMDPRNCQWAVIAVWVSGGISGILYTAATFSITFCRVKIIHQFFCDVPQLLKLSCSNDYLGVIGVAAFMSVVALACFVSIAFSYVHIFSTVLRIPSAEGRSKVFSTCLPHLFVVSFFLSTGICAYLKPTTDSPSAFDLMVSIFYTVIPPTLNPIIYSLRNEAMKGALRNLFLDREFSGKNTLLSCC, encoded by the coding sequence ATGATTATGACAAACATAACCACAAGGAATGGATTCCTACTCTTGGGGTTTTCTGATGATCGCGAGCTGCAGATCTTGTATGCTTTGCTCTTCTTGGTGTTGTACCTAGTGGCTTTGACAGGAAACTTTATTATTATCACCATCACAACACTGGACCAGCACCTCCAATCTCCAATGTATTACTTCTTGAAGCAACTTTCCCTTCTGGACCTCTCCTTCATTTCCGTCACAGTCCCCCAGGCCATTGACAATTCACTGATGGATGATAACTATGTTTCATATGGCCAGTGCATACTGCAGGTTTTCTTCTTCACATCTTTGGCCTGGACTGAGGTAGCTATTCTTACAGTCATGTCTTATGACCGTTATACAGCCATTTGCTTCCCACTGCACTATGAGGTCATCATGGATCCCAGAAATTGTCAGTGGGCTGTGATAGCTGTGTGGGTGAGTGGAGGCATCTCAGGAATCTTATACACAGCAGCCACATTTTCTATCACATTCTGTAGGGTGAAAATAATCCATCAATTTTTCTGTGATGTCCCCCAATTACTGAAGCTCTCCTGTTCCAATGATTACCTAGGAGTGATCGGAGTAGCTGCTTTCATGTCTGTGGTGGCATTAGCCTGCTTCGTCTCTATTGCATTCTCCTATGTTCACATATTCTCCACAGTTCTAAGGATACCCTCTGCTGAAGGCCGCTCTAAGGTATTCTCCACCTGCCTGCCCCACCTCTTTGTtgtctccttttttctctctacagGCATCTGTGCATATCTAAAACCAACTACAGATTCTCCATCTGCATTTGACCTTATGGTATCTATCTTTTACACAGTGATACCCCCAACACTCAACCCTATTATCTATAGTCTGAGGAATGAGGCCATGAAGGGTGCGCTAAGAAACTTATTTTTGGACAGAGAATTCTCTGGGAAAAATACACTTTTGTCCTGTTGTTAG